CTGTTTATATACAAAATATTCACTACGGCTATATTCTGGTTTGGAAAACAGTGAGAGACTTGTCTGATATTGACTACATTGCTTTGGAGCACAGCACCATGTCTTTTGCTTTAGAGCGCATCAGAAATAATGAAATCCAGAGGATGAAAAACAGAATCAGACAGGATTTTTTAGATGATCTTCTTATGGGAAATATTACGGATGCAGAAAACCTGAAATATCTTTGCGATATTCACAGAATTAATATTAATTTGTCTTACGCTCCTATTGTGTTATCTTTAAATTTCCACAGCCATGAAGATTATGATTTGATTGAGAAGAAAACATATGAGGACGGGAAGGTTCAGGAGCTTTTAAACTTTCTCGATAATTTTGGAAACAACAAATCTTATACCATTCTCAGTCTAAGTATTCACGGTCAAATCCGTATTTTAATCGGATTCAGGAAAAATGTTTTTGACGGCGGAATTCAGTCTATGAAAATCCTGTGCAGCGAATTGGTGGAGGAGGCGGAAAGCGGCATTGAAGGCATATCTATCCGCGCCGGCATCGGCGGCACCGCTAAAAGCTTAATGGACCTGCACTATTACTTTAATCAGGCTTTGGAAGCGCTGCGCCTTGCTAAAAACGGTCCTGCCCAAAAAAGAATCTGTCATTTTGACGATTTTGTAGTACATAATTTTCTGGAGGAAAATGTAAGCAATATTGAGATGAGGAAATTTTTTGAAAATACATTAGGCCAATTATATCAATATGACAAGGATTTCGGCACAGACCTGATCGCCACCTTAGAGGCCTGGATAGAAAATAACCTTAATATTGCAAAAACCTCCCGGTATTTGTACACACACAGAAATACTGTTTTGTACAGAATGGATAAGATTTCAAGTATATTAAATTCAAATCTAAAGGATGCAAACGAGCTTTTAAAGTACCAGCTGGCTTTAAAAATTTACAGGCTGCTGGAGCTGTGATCCTTGTGGTCTCCCCCTTCTGCAGATCCTTTTTACAAATCTATTTATAGGCAAATCTGCCTGCAGAAGGGGATAAATGCCTTTAATCAGGAATAATCCTGGTTCCGTTTTCCCCTGTGATTGCTCCTTTTAATCCTCCAATAGAAGTAATTAAGGCAGTTTTTCTGCATGTTTCCACAAAGCTGACGGCAGCCTCTATTTTAGGCCCCATACTGCCGGGAGGAAACTGCCCTTCTTTCACATAACCTTTTATTTCTTTAAGACCAATACGGGAAAGAAATCTTTGGGCAGGCTTCCCGAAATGTACAGCTACCTGGTCTACTCCAGTCAGCATAATCAAAAGATCAGCCCCTATTTCTCTGGCTAAAAGTGAGGAAGCATAATCCTTATCAATCACTGCCTCCACGCCTGCATATCCGCTTTCCTGTTTTACTACCGGAATTCCTCCCCCTCCCGCGGCAATAACCAGAAAATCTTTATCCAACAAAGCCTTAATTCCATCCTTTTCCAAAATATTTAAAGGCTTTGGCGAGGCCACAACTCTCCTGTATCCTCTGCCGCTGTCCTCCTTCATCATATACCCTTTTTCATTTTCCAGGCGCTCCTTTTCTGCTAAGGTGAAAAATGGGCCCACTGGCTTTGTAGGATTTTTAAACCCGGAATCATTTTCATCTACAAGTACACGGGTTATTATTGATATAATGTTTTTATTTGTATTTCTTTTTGCCATAACATTTTCTAAGGCCTGCTTAATCAGATATCCTAAAAGTCCCTGAGTCTCAGCCCCACAGGCGTCCATTGGATAAGGCGGTATCATATCCTTTGCCGTTTCCTGCTTAATAAGTGTATTTCCAATTTGAGGGCCGTTTCCATGAGTTAAAACCACATGGTATCCGGCTTCTATTAAATCTATAATAGGAGCGCAGCATTTACTTATATTCTCCATCTGCTCTTTTAACGTGCCCTTCTGCCCTTCTTGTATAATAGCATTTCCGCCTATTGCAACTACTGCAGTTTTCATATAACACCATCCCTCCCTTTTGCCGTCCTTACTATCAGCGTACATTGATGGTATCATATTTAAAAATGGTTCTGGATGGTTAAATCATACAAAAAAACATGGATTGCACTGTACAGAACATCTGAACCCATATGATCTGTTTTAATTAAAAACTACTTTTCGTTGATAAATGTTATATTTATCACATGAACTAAAAACTGTTTGTTTACAGACAGCTTATTAATTTTAAAAAACTGGTTCATCTGTTTTAGATTGAGCCGGTTTTCTTTTTCTATATCATTCAAAGGAGGAATTTACTATGTCAAAGTACGCAGGAACAAAAACTGAAAAGAATCTGATGGACGCATTTTCCGGCGAGTCTCAGGCTAGAAATAAGTATACCTATTATGCCTCTGCCGCTAAAAAGGCCGGATACGAGCAGTTAGCTGCTTTATACCTGGAAACTGCTGATCAGGAAAAGGAACATGCTAAAATGTGGTTCAAGGAATTCCACGGCATTGGCTCTTCAGAGGAGAATCTGGTGGATGCCGCTGCAGGAGAGAATTACGAGTGGACTGATATGTATGCCCGTATGGCCAGAGAAGCCCGCGAGGAAGGCTTTGAGGAGCTGGCAATTAAGTTTGAATTAGTTGCCAAAGTAGAAGCTGCACATGAAAGACGTTCTCAGAAGCTTTTAGAGAACCTGAAAAAAGACGGCACATTTAAGGGCGACGCTCCTTTAGGCTGGAAATGCCGCAACTGCGGATATATCCATGAAGGCGACGAGGCTCCTGAGGTATGTCCATGCTGCAACCATCCAAAAGCTTATTTTGAAAGAAAATGTGAAAACTATTAATTTCTAAAAAAGGCTGTCTCTAAATCCACAAAAAGTCAGCCCGCTGCTTATCTGCTTATCATGCATACACAGATACCAGAGGGCTGACTGATGATTTAAAGGCAGTCTTTTTTGTTATATAATTTTATTCACCAGGGTTCCTATTCCTTCTACTTCACATTCTACCATATCTCCCTCTTTCAGAAATTTGGGAGGGGTAAATCCTAAGCCCACTCCTGAAGGCGTTCCCATAGAAATAATAGTTCCTGGTTTTAATGTCATCCCGGCAGATAATTCGCTGATAACATAGCTGATTCCAAAAATCATCTGGCTGGTATTGCTGTTCTGCCTAATCTCTCCATTTACCCGGGAGCAGATGGCAAGCTTAGGAGGATAAGGCAGGGATTCTCTTGTCACAATCCAAGGTCCCATTGGAGCGCTTCCATCCAGACTTTTTCCGAAATAAAACTGTTTATGTCTGTTCTGAATATCCCTGGCGCTGATATCATTTAAAATGGTATAGCCAAATACACACTCCTCGGCTTCCTCCAGGCTTACGTTGCTGGCCTCTTTTCCAATAATCACCGCCAGCTCCGCCTCATAATCCAGCTGCTTTGTAATCTGGCTGTGGCTGGGAATTCCCTCAAAGCAGGCCACAGCCTGATTTACTCTTTTAGAAAAATAAACGGCGTAGGGCCTCTCCCCATTAAATTCTTCTTTTTTAAACCGGGCCGACTCCTCAGCATGTTCCATATAATTGATTCCCAGACAAATAATATCCTGCTGAGGCCTTTCAATAGGCGCCAGAATTCTAATATCTTCCAGTCTGGCCGCCCCCTGTATAGTATATGGCTCCGGCTGCCTGTCTATTGTGTAATCAATCAGCTGTTTTTCCGACTGTCCCATTCCGCAGACCAGTTCATGCATAGTCTTATAGTCCACGCCCAGGGATTTTAAGGGATATACCCACTCCTCATCTTTACTTAAAGCTCCCAGCAGGATTCTGTCACCTGCCTCATATGTCAATAATTTCATAGCGCCTCCCCATTCCAGCGCTGTCCAAAATTTTCTTGTCTCTATGCAGCGCTTTTTTCTTCAGACTCTTCTTGTTATTGTAGCACAAATTTACTGATACTGCCAGAAAAGTTAGTCCAAATCTGCTTCCTCTGCCCAGGCGCAGGCACATTTAACAGCTCTGTTCCACCCTTTTACCAAAGCGTTTCTTTTTTCATCCTCTATGGAACTTAAAAAAGTTCTGTCTATTTTCCAGTTCTTTTTTATATCCTCTTTTCCCTGCCAGTATCCCACTGCCAATCCGGCCAAATATGCCGCGCCTAAAGCTGTGGTTTCAATACATTCCGGCCTTTCTACCTGTATATTTAAAAGATCAGCCTGAAACTGCATTAAAAAGTTGTTGGCGCTGGCCCCGCCGTCTACCTTCAGCCTGCCTAAAGGAATCCCTGCGTCCATTTCCATAGCCTTAACAAGATCATAAACCTGATATGCCAGGGACTCCACAGTCGCCCGGACAAAATGCTCTTTTTTTGTTCCCCTGGTAATTCCCACAACCATTCCTCTTGCATAAGGATTCCAATAAGGCGCTCCCAGACCTGCAAAAGCGG
The window above is part of the Lachnoclostridium edouardi genome. Proteins encoded here:
- a CDS encoding PucR family transcriptional regulator, with the protein product MLTVRKFLELPAFQELKIVSGFQGLDNVISSVNIMDNPDALDWFSPGELLLTSGYFFKDSIDIQNQVVRQLRSINCPALCIKPKRYLGSIPQNIIMLSEELNLPVIELPYGMPFSRISNIIQEEISGNYDVLNKKSLDIHETFFKISLQGRGVSKISKVLSEMISNPVILMDKYFNIINWSDIEENPYPLKEYIGGHLDKFILNTEYIASLPPEFELLQKPLARELDIGGHMIDTVITSVYIQNIHYGYILVWKTVRDLSDIDYIALEHSTMSFALERIRNNEIQRMKNRIRQDFLDDLLMGNITDAENLKYLCDIHRININLSYAPIVLSLNFHSHEDYDLIEKKTYEDGKVQELLNFLDNFGNNKSYTILSLSIHGQIRILIGFRKNVFDGGIQSMKILCSELVEEAESGIEGISIRAGIGGTAKSLMDLHYYFNQALEALRLAKNGPAQKRICHFDDFVVHNFLEENVSNIEMRKFFENTLGQLYQYDKDFGTDLIATLEAWIENNLNIAKTSRYLYTHRNTVLYRMDKISSILNSNLKDANELLKYQLALKIYRLLEL
- the arcC gene encoding carbamate kinase; protein product: MKTAVVAIGGNAIIQEGQKGTLKEQMENISKCCAPIIDLIEAGYHVVLTHGNGPQIGNTLIKQETAKDMIPPYPMDACGAETQGLLGYLIKQALENVMAKRNTNKNIISIITRVLVDENDSGFKNPTKPVGPFFTLAEKERLENEKGYMMKEDSGRGYRRVVASPKPLNILEKDGIKALLDKDFLVIAAGGGGIPVVKQESGYAGVEAVIDKDYASSLLAREIGADLLIMLTGVDQVAVHFGKPAQRFLSRIGLKEIKGYVKEGQFPPGSMGPKIEAAVSFVETCRKTALITSIGGLKGAITGENGTRIIPD
- the rbr gene encoding rubrerythrin; this translates as MSKYAGTKTEKNLMDAFSGESQARNKYTYYASAAKKAGYEQLAALYLETADQEKEHAKMWFKEFHGIGSSEENLVDAAAGENYEWTDMYARMAREAREEGFEELAIKFELVAKVEAAHERRSQKLLENLKKDGTFKGDAPLGWKCRNCGYIHEGDEAPEVCPCCNHPKAYFERKCENY
- a CDS encoding fumarylacetoacetate hydrolase family protein; translation: MKLLTYEAGDRILLGALSKDEEWVYPLKSLGVDYKTMHELVCGMGQSEKQLIDYTIDRQPEPYTIQGAARLEDIRILAPIERPQQDIICLGINYMEHAEESARFKKEEFNGERPYAVYFSKRVNQAVACFEGIPSHSQITKQLDYEAELAVIIGKEASNVSLEEAEECVFGYTILNDISARDIQNRHKQFYFGKSLDGSAPMGPWIVTRESLPYPPKLAICSRVNGEIRQNSNTSQMIFGISYVISELSAGMTLKPGTIISMGTPSGVGLGFTPPKFLKEGDMVECEVEGIGTLVNKII